A window of Elgaria multicarinata webbii isolate HBS135686 ecotype San Diego chromosome 2, rElgMul1.1.pri, whole genome shotgun sequence contains these coding sequences:
- the TANK gene encoding TRAF family member-associated NF-kappa-B activator codes for MDKNIAEQLNKAYEAFRQACMDRDSAVKELKLKTDSYEKQTCEQQKQIDYLMSIVAKLKSQLASMGATRVNAYDQVPVPEDGEARRNGTLLNLDSDQLHEKLKLAMQREKLLKEQLESESVKLKQTEEESNLKEKKFESIITVKEDEIRHLKKQLKERNEVQNCMQLPRYEKEAKSEKHALSRQELSPGAFAAAAYERDELETVFWGVKEEFHRIRTLARAQSDQLSKFNLRREPVTEIPFSKPIQCTDEQADDVCNPWVKKEINRDVPHFPSVTLRGMGQEEEENSVESLSKFNVKFPPTDHDATFLESTPDIPPIACTTVTENVLQDSQFNRDIGDQAVGFSEVKRNLFEERSTDPITSTMHNLPTTSTTKPSTHTNTLVQSPLEKACLYNFGPTVFPNQDIPEVNFPPIEVIDKTVGAPQQPLWNPLALASSEFDQPEICEFCQKGFDREDFLRHLNSHFNFKS; via the exons ACAGACAGCTATGAAAAGCAGACATGCGAACAACAGAAACAAATTGACTATCTCATGAGCATCGTTGCAAAGCTCAAATCACAGTTGGCTTCTATGGGTGCCACTAGAG TTAATGCATATGATCAAGTTCCAGTACCTGAAGATGGTGAAGCAAGAAGAAATGGTACCTTACTGAACTTAGATTCCGATCAACTCCATGAAAAGTTGAAATTGGCAATGCAAAGAGAGAAGCTTTTAAAG GAACAATTGGAGAGTGAGAgtgtaaaattaaaacaaacagaagaagaaagtaatttaaaggaaaagaaatttgAATCTATTATCACTGTCAAAGAAGATGAAATAAGACATTTGAAAAAACagctgaaagaaagaaatgaagtaCAAAATTGCATGCAGCTACCAAGATATGAAAAAGAG GCAAAGAGTGAAAAACATGCTTTGTCTAGGCAGGAATTATCTCCAGGGGCCTTTGCTGCAGCTGCCTATGAAAG GGATGAACTGGAGACTGTTTTCTGGGGCGTGAAGGAAGAATTTCATCGAATACGCACACTAGCAAGAGCACAGTCGGACCAGCTGAGTAAATTTAACCTACGGAGAGAACCTGTAACTG AAATTCCATTCTCTAAGCCTATTCAGTGTACCGATGAACAAGCCGATGACGTTTGTAATCCTTGGGTTAAAAAGGAGATAAACAGGGATGTTCCGCACTTCCCATCTGTCACGCTGAGGGGGATGggccaagaggaggaagagaactctGTCGAGTCACTTTCTAAGTTCAACGTCAAGTTCCCGCCTACTGACCATGACGCTACGTTCTTGGAGAGCACGCCAGATATTCCACCAATCGCATGCACAACAGTGACTGAAAACGTACTGCAGGATTCGCAGTTTAACCGGGACATTGGAGACCAAGCTGTGGGCTTCAGTGAGGTGAAACGTAACTTGTTTGAGGAGCGCAGCACTGACCCCATTACCTCAACTATGCATAACCTGCCAACTACCAGCACAACCAAACCCTCCACCCACACGAACACACTCGTCCAGAGTCCTTTGGAGAAAGCTTGCCTGTACAACTTTGGACCCACAGTCTTCCCAAACCAAGATATCCCCGAAGTTAACTTTCCCCCTATAGAAGTGATTGACAAAACTGTTGGAGCCCCACagcag CCACTCTGGAATCCATTGGCACTTGCTTCTTCGGAATTCGATCAGCCTGAAATATGTGAATTCTGTCAAAAGGGTTTTGACAGGGAAGACTTTCTGAGGCACCTGAACTCACACTTCAACTTTAAATCTTAG